A genomic region of Gemmata massiliana contains the following coding sequences:
- a CDS encoding ATP-binding protein, which yields MLYDWAYQRPAAEGWPDTHFLGYPLDGELTERHRKRVELNMQFAKFPAVKRIDQFEFAAQPGLDRRVIDELATGRFLSEGRNVILLNPPGVGKTHLAIGLGVRTAELGHRVYFTTAMDLAVKLTKAVDANRLHRERKRTAKYSLAGGGGFSHAK from the coding sequence ATGCTCTATGATTGGGCGTACCAGCGTCCCGCGGCGGAGGGATGGCCAGACACCCACTTCCTGGGGTACCCGCTCGACGGCGAGCTGACCGAGCGACACCGCAAGCGCGTCGAGTTGAACATGCAGTTCGCCAAGTTCCCCGCCGTCAAGCGGATCGACCAGTTCGAGTTCGCGGCCCAGCCCGGACTCGACCGGCGCGTCATCGACGAGCTGGCCACCGGACGGTTCCTCTCCGAGGGGCGCAACGTGATCCTGCTCAATCCGCCGGGCGTCGGCAAGACGCACCTGGCGATCGGGCTGGGGGTGCGAACGGCCGAGTTGGGGCACCGCGTGTACTTCACCACCGCGATGGACCTGGCGGTGAAGTTGACCAAGGCCGTGGACGCCAACCGGCTGCACCGGGAGCGTAAGCGCACGGCGAAATACAGTCTTGCCGGAGGCGGTGGCTTTTCGCACGCGAAGTGA
- a CDS encoding RHS repeat-associated core domain-containing protein — translation MNRSLTARIPSAFTRLPRLLALRDRLAGLFRVHRAELHAVKLGVEAMEERLVPDGRPLPYPVIFTGSGAGDVAVVKAFDADTGSQRWAKDVYEPSFTGGVRVAAGDITGDGIPDAIIAPGAGHGPRIKVLDGMTGEQIGGELGSFLAYSSSVDGGVFVASGDVDGDGRQDVITATETTGGPRVKVFSGIDGSVLANFLVSGAAFDDGITVAAADFTGDSKSEVVVGGGSNGRVKVYDPLVGDVIAGPLGSFRAFGAGYTGSVFVGSDGLAGDVDGDGVSDLAVGTGAGTTARVKVFSGATGGVLYDFQPFGPSFTGGARVALAFADNDDRADLVVGAGPGGAAQVKVFSGATGLQLDAPLGQYAPFGSSESGVFVAASNDPPTGQVIFSATSDDYHGARVDVTVTLMGDGTYRWDYQVTNNGFWGSSPIAYFSVTFSGTVSVSGIANDRVWLDPANGSNSSVGWSMIPGAPNPIPTGGGTGRFSFTTSPRTIVPALINLDSSTGFTFAGPGAPLPALIPSSLAVVNLPCFNGQINPIAAPPVPNPPPTTSEPIRYVDGVNLVVAPGLSSTGFGAGWGTTLSWSNDLSYSVGTSAGNGWVAGGQSRLYRTGASLYLVTDATTAYFFDGQGTPDADGNYATYAPRFFDNTTVAYDGTNDLFVITAGDGTVYRYLDFGSPRPLATRGAFQSRTDPGGLVTQVTSRDTDGRPLEVQSAQTVGGVTTTESYLYAYLGTGDANAGKMSSVTLRRRVGAGGWATVQQVGYVYYATGGANGNWGDLKRLTVSDAAGAVLDQRYYRYYTADTFSGATQIGYRGGLKYELGPDAYARLKAASGGTDAAVEAAADTTVATYADRYFEYDAQHRASKETVSGAGCTSCSAGQGTYTYTYTPSSNAAGHNSWAMKTVETRPDGSTNTVYTNAYGGVMLTAFADAATGLVSITYYQYDSKGRVVLVANPSAVTGYSDTYSDLVRFVSGNAQYLSDSSGLVTNYTYGASTTATTLVPGDAVWYLKAIAIRQGEASAAVPQESLAYIMNTVGGINFFHLASDTVYRNDNGTGGQTTNYTYTFLSGTNQVASVTATLPTVTTAQNGSNSATAATIVSDTFGRPVWTKDAAGFITYAEYDAATGAVVKSITDVNTSLTGTFANLPSGWSTPSGAGLHLTTIYEVDSLGRTTKATYPNGRVDYTIYNDAAHEVRYYAGWDTATNRPTGPTTVVRVNRANGYTETLTMSAAPAVSSGRPTGAEAVSQVQSLSRSYTNEASQVTHTDAYFNLSGLTYSTSVALGTEGVNFYRTRYEYDNTGQLKRVQTPQGTITRYVRNGFGEIVSEWVGTDDAPTSGYWSPANTAGTNLVKVREYQYDNGAVGDGNLTKMTEYPGGAGAARVTQTWFDWRNRAVAVKSGVEASEATSVNRPLVYYTYDNLDQVTMTRMYDADGVTPTVIAGVPQPLSSSLLRAQGTAEYDELGRAFRTRTYSVNPTTGAVSTNSLVTDTWYDARGLLIKASAPNGLVRKWAYDGAGRTTTAYVGDWGSDTGYADADDVVGDTVLTQTEYAYDASGNVLQTTTRERFHDATGTGALGTPATGVAARVSYMGYYYDKADRTIVAVNVGTNGGTAWTRPGSAPSGSATVLVSATRYATDAVQTVALAGATGGTFTLSFGGSTTGAIAYNASAATVQTALAGLASIGAGNVQVSAAAGGGWEVRFTGAKAGAYQSALTSNGSGLTGGGPATVLVSTVNAGGDAGRSAEGTDSVGRVTRIYTDALGRTTRTIANFVDGVVSDTDDKTTGYAYNGAGMTSLTAYLTGGGVQTTEYVYGVSSATGSAIESNEIVRLTQWADPSSGAASAIEQETVTVNALGQAVTTTDRNGNVHVLTYDVLGRVVSDSVTASGTNVGMIETSYDTRGNVSLVTSRDATNAIVNQVAREYNGLGQLTAEWQSHSGAVTGSTPKVQYAYNFNGNGTTNQSRLTSITYPSGYVLTYNYASGISSAISRLSSLSDPGGAVESYDYLGLDTVVRRAHSGPSLDLSYVKRTGESNGDAGDQYTGLDRFGRVVDQRWLNPTTGTATDRFQYGYDTAGNRTYRDNLVNTAFGEAYTYDALNQLTGYDRGTLNGTKTGITGTVARSQDWDYDAVGNWDSVTTNGTAQTRTANKQNEITGISGGAITPTYDNNGNMTRDETGKLFVYDAWNRLVAVKNSGGTTLKTYSYDGLNRRVSETASGTTTDLFYSNQWQVLEEKVGSNTTNRYVWSAVYVDAMVLRDRDTNADGTPDERLWVQQDANWNVTALVNSSGTVVERYTYDPFGVRTVYDANWAVRAGGSTYGFVQGFQGMTFDATAGLSHQRMRWYSPTLGRWVSLDPIRFSAGDVNFYRTIGNQPTNTTDPSGLVWPASAIVGGLVGGIVGGGGQLVSNLIEGRPTWQGVGGAAAGGAVTGAIVGTVGPAGFAATAGTGAAAGGVGSATGSTINQYYQTGTVNGGQVLQSTVTGALAGGVGGGVGSTVAGRLGVNVLSPIQGRIGAGAIAGGAGGFSGGATAGALGAYINDQDPVTGAFSGGLTGAFSGATGGSLSAAFPVTTFMNSQQYAVHNSLMTTYQYNLLAANPIGGAVSAHAGPQGQLVLATSQNAGPRPGHHPVIAARWPINAANLPPHHPRMTCGEPAALSLYHDSWPTSGSTIGTINMTTGQILPPCPSCAPNLPIFGVSHAYGFPPYITPVINPNEVYNID, via the coding sequence TTGAACCGCTCCTTAACCGCGCGCATCCCGTCTGCCTTTACCCGGCTCCCCCGCTTGCTCGCTCTGCGCGACCGGCTCGCCGGTCTGTTCCGAGTGCACCGCGCCGAGCTGCACGCGGTGAAGCTCGGTGTGGAGGCGATGGAGGAGCGGCTCGTTCCGGACGGACGTCCACTGCCGTACCCCGTTATCTTTACCGGTTCCGGAGCCGGCGATGTTGCAGTCGTCAAGGCGTTTGATGCCGACACTGGGAGTCAGAGGTGGGCGAAGGACGTTTACGAGCCGTCGTTCACGGGCGGGGTGCGCGTGGCGGCCGGGGACATCACCGGGGACGGTATCCCGGACGCTATTATCGCGCCGGGCGCGGGCCACGGGCCGCGAATCAAAGTGCTCGACGGGATGACGGGTGAACAGATTGGCGGCGAGCTGGGCAGCTTCCTCGCGTATTCGTCGTCGGTCGATGGAGGCGTGTTCGTCGCGTCGGGCGATGTAGACGGGGACGGGCGCCAGGACGTCATCACGGCCACGGAAACGACGGGCGGTCCCCGGGTCAAGGTGTTCAGCGGGATCGACGGGAGCGTGCTCGCCAACTTCCTGGTGTCCGGAGCCGCGTTCGACGACGGGATCACGGTCGCGGCGGCCGATTTCACCGGCGACAGCAAGTCCGAAGTAGTGGTCGGGGGCGGATCGAACGGGCGCGTGAAGGTGTACGATCCGCTTGTCGGGGACGTGATCGCCGGGCCGCTGGGCAGCTTCCGCGCGTTCGGGGCGGGTTACACGGGGAGCGTATTCGTAGGATCTGACGGGCTCGCAGGCGACGTTGATGGGGACGGCGTGTCTGACTTGGCAGTTGGCACTGGGGCCGGCACTACGGCGCGGGTCAAAGTGTTCTCCGGCGCGACCGGGGGCGTGTTGTACGATTTCCAGCCTTTCGGGCCGAGTTTCACGGGCGGGGCGCGGGTCGCGTTGGCCTTCGCGGACAATGATGACCGCGCGGATCTTGTCGTGGGGGCCGGTCCTGGGGGCGCGGCGCAGGTGAAGGTATTCAGTGGCGCGACGGGCCTGCAACTTGACGCGCCGCTGGGTCAGTATGCGCCATTCGGTAGCTCCGAGAGCGGGGTGTTCGTCGCCGCGTCCAATGATCCGCCCACGGGCCAGGTCATCTTCAGTGCGACATCCGACGACTACCACGGCGCGCGCGTCGATGTCACTGTCACACTGATGGGCGACGGAACCTATCGGTGGGACTATCAGGTCACGAACAACGGGTTCTGGGGCAGCTCGCCGATCGCTTATTTTTCGGTAACCTTCTCGGGTACTGTGAGCGTCTCGGGAATCGCGAACGATCGCGTGTGGCTTGATCCCGCTAATGGCAGTAATTCCAGCGTCGGTTGGTCCATGATACCCGGTGCCCCGAACCCGATTCCGACGGGGGGCGGGACGGGCCGGTTCTCGTTTACGACCTCGCCCCGGACGATCGTACCGGCGCTTATCAACCTCGACAGCAGTACCGGCTTCACGTTTGCTGGTCCGGGCGCCCCGCTCCCGGCGCTGATTCCCTCCTCTTTGGCAGTTGTGAATCTGCCATGCTTCAACGGCCAGATCAATCCGATTGCCGCACCGCCGGTTCCCAATCCCCCGCCGACAACTAGTGAGCCGATCCGGTATGTAGACGGGGTTAACCTGGTCGTGGCTCCCGGTCTGTCATCCACCGGATTCGGGGCCGGGTGGGGCACTACCCTGTCCTGGTCCAACGATCTGAGCTACTCGGTCGGAACCAGTGCCGGGAACGGATGGGTGGCCGGCGGCCAATCTCGGCTATACCGCACTGGGGCGAGCCTGTACCTGGTGACCGATGCCACCACTGCGTACTTCTTCGACGGCCAGGGAACCCCGGACGCGGACGGGAACTACGCCACCTACGCGCCCCGGTTCTTCGACAACACCACGGTCGCCTACGACGGGACCAACGACCTGTTCGTGATCACCGCGGGCGACGGGACCGTGTACCGGTACCTGGACTTCGGGTCGCCCCGGCCGCTCGCGACGCGTGGGGCGTTCCAGTCGCGCACGGACCCGGGCGGCTTGGTCACCCAGGTCACCTCCCGCGACACCGACGGGCGCCCGCTCGAGGTCCAGTCTGCCCAGACGGTAGGCGGGGTGACCACGACCGAGTCGTATCTATACGCGTACCTGGGGACGGGAGACGCGAACGCCGGGAAAATGTCCTCGGTGACCCTGCGCCGGCGGGTCGGGGCCGGGGGCTGGGCGACCGTGCAGCAAGTCGGGTACGTGTACTACGCGACGGGCGGTGCCAACGGGAACTGGGGGGACCTCAAGCGCCTGACCGTGAGCGACGCGGCCGGCGCGGTCCTCGACCAGCGGTACTACCGATATTACACCGCGGACACGTTCAGTGGGGCCACGCAGATCGGGTACCGGGGCGGGCTCAAGTATGAACTCGGGCCGGACGCGTACGCGCGGCTCAAGGCAGCCTCGGGCGGTACCGACGCGGCCGTCGAGGCGGCCGCGGACACGACCGTGGCGACCTACGCGGACCGGTACTTCGAGTACGACGCCCAGCACCGGGCCAGTAAGGAGACGGTCTCGGGAGCCGGGTGCACCTCGTGCTCGGCGGGCCAGGGCACGTACACGTACACGTACACCCCGAGCAGCAACGCCGCCGGGCACAACTCGTGGGCCATGAAGACGGTCGAGACGCGGCCGGATGGGAGCACCAATACAGTATATACGAATGCATACGGCGGGGTGATGCTCACGGCGTTCGCGGACGCGGCCACCGGGTTGGTGTCGATCACGTACTACCAATACGACTCAAAGGGGCGGGTGGTGCTGGTCGCAAACCCGTCGGCGGTGACCGGGTACAGTGACACGTACTCCGACCTAGTGCGGTTCGTCTCGGGCAACGCCCAGTACCTGAGCGACTCGTCCGGGTTGGTGACGAACTACACCTACGGGGCCTCGACCACGGCGACGACGCTGGTGCCCGGGGACGCGGTGTGGTACCTCAAGGCGATCGCGATCCGGCAGGGCGAGGCGAGTGCCGCGGTGCCCCAGGAGTCACTCGCGTACATCATGAACACGGTGGGCGGGATCAACTTCTTCCACCTCGCGTCGGACACCGTGTACCGGAACGATAACGGGACCGGCGGGCAGACCACAAACTACACGTACACGTTCCTGTCGGGCACCAACCAGGTCGCCTCGGTTACGGCCACGCTGCCGACGGTGACCACCGCGCAGAACGGGTCTAATAGCGCGACCGCAGCTACCATCGTTAGCGATACGTTTGGGCGCCCGGTGTGGACCAAGGATGCGGCCGGGTTCATCACGTACGCCGAGTACGACGCGGCCACTGGGGCGGTGGTGAAGTCGATTACGGACGTGAACACGAGCCTGACCGGGACGTTCGCGAACCTACCGAGCGGGTGGAGCACGCCGAGTGGGGCGGGACTGCACCTGACCACGATTTACGAGGTCGATTCGCTCGGTCGGACCACGAAGGCCACGTACCCGAACGGGCGCGTCGATTACACCATATACAACGACGCGGCCCACGAGGTGCGGTACTACGCGGGATGGGATACGGCGACGAATCGCCCGACCGGACCGACAACGGTGGTTCGAGTGAACCGGGCCAACGGGTACACCGAAACCCTGACCATGAGCGCCGCACCGGCCGTGTCCAGCGGACGCCCCACCGGGGCCGAGGCGGTCTCGCAGGTCCAGTCGCTGTCGCGCAGCTACACCAACGAGGCGAGCCAGGTAACCCACACGGACGCGTACTTCAACCTGAGTGGCCTTACGTACTCGACCTCAGTCGCACTGGGCACCGAAGGAGTGAATTTCTACCGCACCCGGTACGAGTACGACAACACCGGGCAGCTGAAGCGGGTCCAAACGCCCCAGGGCACGATTACCCGGTACGTGCGGAACGGGTTCGGGGAGATCGTGAGCGAATGGGTGGGGACCGACGACGCACCTACGAGCGGGTACTGGTCCCCCGCGAATACCGCGGGCACTAACTTGGTGAAGGTGCGCGAGTACCAGTATGACAACGGCGCGGTCGGGGACGGGAACTTGACCAAGATGACCGAGTACCCCGGGGGCGCCGGTGCGGCGCGCGTGACTCAGACGTGGTTCGACTGGCGCAACCGGGCGGTCGCGGTGAAGTCGGGCGTGGAGGCGAGCGAGGCGACCTCGGTGAACCGGCCGCTGGTCTACTACACTTACGACAACCTGGATCAGGTCACTATGACCCGGATGTACGACGCGGACGGCGTGACCCCGACCGTGATAGCCGGGGTGCCACAGCCACTCAGTTCGAGCCTGCTCCGGGCGCAAGGCACCGCAGAGTACGACGAACTCGGGCGCGCGTTCCGGACCCGGACGTACAGCGTCAATCCGACCACCGGGGCAGTGAGCACCAACAGCCTGGTCACTGACACGTGGTACGACGCGCGCGGGCTCTTGATCAAGGCGTCGGCGCCGAACGGGCTGGTGCGGAAGTGGGCCTACGATGGGGCCGGGCGCACCACGACGGCCTACGTCGGTGACTGGGGCAGCGATACCGGGTACGCGGACGCGGACGACGTGGTCGGCGACACCGTCCTGACGCAAACCGAGTACGCTTATGACGCGAGCGGGAACGTGCTCCAGACGACGACCCGGGAGCGGTTCCACGACGCGACCGGAACTGGGGCGCTGGGCACCCCGGCGACCGGGGTCGCGGCCCGGGTCAGTTACATGGGGTACTACTACGACAAAGCGGATCGCACGATCGTCGCGGTAAACGTGGGCACCAACGGGGGTACCGCGTGGACCCGGCCCGGGAGCGCGCCGAGTGGTTCCGCGACCGTGCTCGTGTCCGCGACCCGGTACGCGACGGACGCGGTGCAAACGGTGGCGCTCGCGGGCGCGACGGGCGGGACGTTCACGCTCAGCTTCGGCGGGTCCACGACCGGGGCCATTGCGTACAACGCCTCGGCCGCGACCGTGCAAACGGCGCTCGCGGGGCTCGCATCGATCGGGGCGGGTAACGTGCAGGTCTCGGCCGCCGCGGGCGGGGGCTGGGAGGTCCGGTTCACGGGCGCCAAGGCGGGCGCGTACCAGTCGGCACTCACGAGTAATGGGTCCGGGCTCACGGGCGGCGGCCCGGCGACGGTGTTGGTGTCCACGGTCAACGCGGGCGGGGACGCGGGGCGCTCGGCCGAGGGGACCGACTCGGTCGGGCGCGTGACCCGGATCTACACGGACGCTCTCGGGCGCACGACGCGCACGATCGCGAACTTCGTGGACGGGGTGGTATCGGACACGGACGACAAGACCACCGGGTACGCGTACAACGGGGCCGGGATGACGAGCCTGACCGCGTACCTGACGGGCGGGGGCGTGCAGACGACCGAGTACGTGTACGGGGTCTCGTCCGCGACCGGCAGCGCCATCGAGTCCAACGAGATCGTGCGCCTGACCCAGTGGGCCGACCCGAGCAGCGGCGCGGCCAGTGCGATCGAACAGGAAACGGTGACGGTTAACGCGCTCGGGCAGGCGGTCACCACAACGGACCGTAACGGGAACGTTCACGTGCTGACGTACGACGTGCTCGGGCGCGTGGTGAGCGACTCGGTGACCGCGTCCGGCACCAACGTGGGGATGATCGAGACGAGCTACGACACTCGCGGGAACGTGTCCCTGGTCACGAGCCGGGACGCGACCAACGCGATCGTGAACCAGGTCGCCCGGGAGTACAACGGACTGGGCCAGTTGACGGCCGAGTGGCAGTCGCACTCGGGCGCGGTGACCGGGAGCACGCCCAAGGTCCAGTACGCGTACAACTTCAACGGGAACGGGACCACGAACCAGTCCCGGCTCACGTCCATCACGTACCCGTCGGGCTACGTGCTCACGTACAACTACGCCTCCGGGATCAGCAGCGCGATCAGCCGGCTGTCCTCGCTGAGCGACCCGGGCGGGGCCGTGGAGAGCTACGACTACCTGGGCCTCGATACTGTGGTCCGGCGAGCGCACTCGGGTCCGAGCCTGGACCTGAGTTACGTGAAGCGCACGGGCGAGAGCAACGGGGACGCGGGTGACCAGTACACGGGCCTGGACCGGTTCGGGCGCGTGGTCGACCAGCGCTGGCTCAATCCGACGACGGGGACCGCGACGGACCGGTTCCAGTACGGGTACGACACGGCCGGGAACCGCACGTACCGGGACAACCTGGTGAACACCGCGTTCGGCGAGGCGTACACCTACGACGCACTGAACCAGTTGACCGGGTACGATCGCGGCACGCTCAACGGGACCAAGACCGGGATCACGGGAACGGTGGCCCGGAGCCAGGACTGGGACTACGACGCGGTGGGCAACTGGGACAGCGTGACCACCAACGGCACGGCCCAGACGCGCACGGCCAACAAGCAGAACGAGATCACGGGCATCAGCGGCGGGGCGATCACGCCCACGTATGATAACAACGGTAACATGACCAGGGACGAGACCGGCAAGCTGTTCGTGTATGATGCCTGGAACCGGCTCGTCGCCGTGAAGAACTCGGGCGGCACCACGCTTAAGACCTATAGCTATGACGGGCTGAATCGGCGCGTGAGCGAAACTGCGAGCGGTACCACGACGGACCTGTTTTACTCCAACCAGTGGCAGGTGCTCGAGGAGAAGGTCGGGAGTAACACGACCAATCGGTACGTGTGGAGCGCCGTGTACGTCGACGCGATGGTTCTCCGCGACCGCGACACGAACGCCGACGGGACGCCCGACGAGCGGCTCTGGGTGCAGCAGGACGCCAACTGGAACGTGACCGCGCTCGTGAACAGCAGCGGGACGGTGGTCGAGCGGTACACGTACGACCCGTTCGGAGTGCGGACGGTGTATGACGCCAACTGGGCCGTGCGGGCTGGCGGGAGCACCTACGGCTTCGTCCAAGGCTTCCAGGGCATGACGTTCGACGCCACCGCCGGCCTGAGCCACCAGCGGATGCGGTGGTACAGCCCGACTCTCGGTCGGTGGGTGAGCCTCGACCCAATTCGGTTCTCGGCGGGCGATGTGAATTTTTATCGAACCATTGGTAACCAACCCACGAATACGACAGACCCGAGCGGCCTCGTGTGGCCCGCCTCTGCCATCGTGGGTGGGTTAGTTGGGGGGATCGTCGGTGGCGGGGGACAACTCGTGTCGAATCTCATCGAGGGCCGACCAACGTGGCAGGGGGTGGGCGGCGCCGCCGCTGGTGGGGCTGTAACGGGAGCAATCGTTGGTACTGTCGGTCCAGCTGGCTTCGCCGCAACAGCCGGGACAGGCGCTGCCGCTGGTGGTGTGGGATCTGCAACCGGAAGCACAATCAATCAGTACTACCAGACAGGAACAGTTAATGGTGGACAGGTTCTACAATCTACAGTCACCGGTGCTTTAGCGGGAGGCGTCGGTGGAGGGGTTGGTAGCACGGTCGCTGGACGACTCGGTGTCAATGTCCTATCTCCGATTCAAGGTCGGATCGGGGCGGGGGCCATCGCAGGCGGTGCAGGAGGATTTTCGGGCGGCGCTACTGCCGGCGCTCTCGGTGCATACATCAATGACCAAGATCCCGTTACGGGTGCGTTCTCCGGTGGTTTGACTGGTGCTTTCAGTGGCGCGACTGGCGGGAGCCTTTCTGCTGCTTTCCCGGTTACAACATTCATGAATTCGCAGCAATATGCCGTTCACAATTCTCTTATGACGACCTACCAATACAATCTATTGGCTGCCAATCCCATTGGTGGCGCGGTTTCAGCACACGCTGGTCCTCAAGGTCAGCTCGTGCTCGCTACCAGCCAGAATGCTGGGCCAAGGCCAGGCCATCACCCGGTTATTGCCGCGCGTTGGCCTATTAACGCTGCGAATCTTCCACCTCATCACCCGCGGATGACTTGTGGCGAACCGGCTGCTTTGTCATTGTACCACGACTCTTGGCCCACATCGGGTTCCACGATCGGAACAATCAACATGACTACCGGGCAGATCTTGCCTCCTTGCCCTTCCTGTGCTCCAAACTTGCCTATCTTTGGCGTTTCTCATGCATATGGGTTCCCTCCGTATATTACACCTGTTATTAACCCAAATGAAGTGTATAATATCGATTAA
- a CDS encoding DUF4339 domain-containing protein, translating to MANVWYYTRNGGAPTGPVTSQELAELARTDRLGPTDSVWKEGMAEWQPAARVKGLFPAVTPGTPQPPLAPLSPAPVLPEPGGSFDFAEPTPPVRGGGGAPEQAPNAADEFEPSSPSGPKSSRRVLILGGVAGGTLLLTCVACGVIGAVVGRNNPTDAGKKGTGLADVDMRAEFNPKNLNDTLAWVRTIQGRVKGLDNPLVLKEAVARESKAFERVNGTRVEWLFPVTALYGGDTPVVEFDGQKMRFGDGIAVLFSGGRDGGFTGRVYLGVGEHVPRDRYKVLKAGAPAAVKGTVRLRFAGDTAHVDIFVDGANMN from the coding sequence GTGGCCAACGTTTGGTATTACACCCGAAACGGCGGCGCGCCGACCGGACCGGTCACCAGCCAGGAACTCGCCGAGTTGGCGCGCACCGACCGGCTCGGGCCGACCGACAGCGTGTGGAAGGAGGGCATGGCCGAGTGGCAGCCCGCGGCACGGGTCAAGGGCCTGTTCCCGGCGGTCACCCCAGGCACGCCACAGCCGCCTCTGGCCCCACTCTCGCCGGCGCCCGTGTTACCTGAGCCCGGCGGCTCGTTCGATTTCGCAGAGCCAACTCCGCCGGTGAGAGGTGGGGGCGGAGCGCCGGAACAGGCGCCCAATGCGGCGGACGAGTTTGAGCCGAGCTCTCCGTCGGGGCCGAAGTCGTCCCGGCGCGTACTGATCCTGGGCGGGGTGGCGGGTGGTACGCTGCTGCTCACGTGCGTGGCGTGCGGCGTGATCGGCGCGGTTGTGGGTCGCAACAACCCGACCGATGCTGGGAAGAAGGGAACTGGCCTCGCAGACGTGGACATGCGGGCGGAGTTCAATCCCAAGAACTTGAACGACACACTCGCCTGGGTGCGGACGATTCAGGGTCGGGTGAAGGGGCTCGACAACCCCCTGGTTCTGAAGGAGGCGGTCGCGCGGGAGTCGAAGGCGTTCGAGAGGGTGAACGGCACCCGGGTGGAATGGCTGTTCCCCGTGACCGCGCTGTACGGCGGCGATACGCCGGTCGTGGAGTTCGACGGGCAGAAGATGCGGTTCGGCGACGGGATCGCGGTCCTGTTCAGCGGGGGGCGGGACGGGGGTTTCACCGGGCGCGTCTACCTCGGTGTGGGGGAGCACGTGCCGAGGGACCGGTACAAGGTTCTCAAGGCGGGTGCCCCCGCCGCGGTCAAGGGGACCGTTCGGCTCCGGTTCGCCGGGGATACGGCGCACGTGGACATCTTCGTCGATGGGGCGAACATGAACTGA
- a CDS encoding bifunctional DNA primase/polymerase — protein sequence MSDTLLDRALTLARKGFRVFPCGKRGKSPVFKNPFQRATTNETTINKWWGRRYKNCNIGLHLTGVLVVDIDGPEGQASYARLAQGRPFPATHSVSTSNGGKHLFYRLPDGLRAIPGALCRRKGQKQYAAYTKIDIKGTGGIIIGAGSVHKSGGIYAWDNEPAHVNDFAPAPQWMVHDLCEPERPEYLVELHAEESASDPDAELLAVLCERFAISPGTRNTTVAQAAAWMLGRGVTRARAKQVGASYLRMQGRDYDEAHAHLERTIDELFDKLASGDESVYLMDDHEKTACDYYQAHTRQGRTLNRFSVLPLCDVVLSDNEYCFLQAVDAFLLYEIEVVGKQVGAMPMTYNQLKAIYKLLHGRSLCIDTMYKMLGKFVSREGKPASKWEVMVQMVVGHIGVPSVYEVKRVSHVASAVVSEAPSHFVGGEVLEVVGDELPVESLPEVVVGSGAGVVLGVQAPRWGAQVGVATQPDAVGGVGEDHVCQGRVSADAGGQAGGIADDPAILKLMDILDDED from the coding sequence ATGTCGGACACACTCCTCGACCGCGCACTCACACTCGCCCGCAAGGGCTTCCGGGTATTCCCGTGCGGCAAGCGCGGCAAGAGTCCCGTGTTCAAGAACCCATTCCAGCGCGCCACCACCAACGAGACCACCATCAACAAGTGGTGGGGGCGCCGCTACAAGAACTGCAACATTGGCCTACACCTGACTGGCGTCCTCGTCGTCGACATCGACGGCCCCGAGGGCCAGGCGAGCTATGCCCGCCTGGCGCAAGGAAGACCCTTTCCCGCCACGCACAGCGTCAGCACGTCCAACGGCGGCAAGCACCTCTTTTACCGCCTCCCCGATGGCCTCCGTGCGATCCCAGGCGCCCTCTGCCGGCGCAAGGGCCAGAAGCAATACGCGGCCTACACCAAGATCGATATCAAGGGCACCGGCGGCATCATCATCGGCGCGGGGAGCGTCCACAAGTCAGGAGGGATCTATGCCTGGGATAATGAGCCCGCCCACGTCAACGATTTCGCGCCCGCACCGCAGTGGATGGTCCACGACCTGTGCGAGCCGGAGCGCCCAGAATATCTCGTCGAACTCCACGCCGAGGAGAGCGCCTCCGACCCTGACGCGGAACTCCTTGCCGTTCTCTGTGAGCGCTTTGCCATCTCCCCGGGCACGCGGAACACCACCGTGGCACAAGCCGCTGCGTGGATGCTTGGCCGCGGCGTGACACGAGCGCGAGCCAAGCAAGTGGGTGCCTCGTACCTGCGCATGCAAGGACGCGATTATGATGAGGCCCACGCCCACCTCGAGCGAACCATCGACGAATTATTCGACAAGCTGGCCTCCGGTGATGAATCGGTCTACCTCATGGACGATCACGAGAAGACCGCATGTGATTACTACCAGGCACACACAAGGCAAGGCAGAACACTAAATCGATTTAGTGTTCTGCCTTTGTGTGATGTGGTGTTGTCGGATAATGAATACTGTTTCCTGCAGGCGGTGGATGCGTTCCTGCTCTATGAGATTGAGGTTGTTGGCAAGCAGGTAGGAGCAATGCCTATGACTTACAATCAGCTAAAGGCGATTTACAAGTTATTGCATGGGCGTTCACTTTGCATTGACACAATGTACAAGATGCTTGGCAAGTTCGTTTCGCGTGAGGGTAAGCCCGCTAGCAAGTGGGAGGTCATGGTTCAGATGGTGGTTGGTCACATTGGCGTTCCTTCGGTTTATGAAGTTAAGAGGGTCAGTCATGTCGCGTCAGCAGTTGTTTCCGAGGCGCCCTCACACTTCGTTGGAGGTGAGGTCCTTGAGGTGGTTGGAGACGAGCTACCGGTCGAGTCACTTCCTGAGGTCGTTGTGGGTTCAGGTGCAGGAGTGGTACTCGGAGTTCAAGCTCCAAGGTGGGGTGCACAGGTGGGAGTCGCCACTCAGCCAGATGCAGTGGGCGGCGTTGGTGAAGACCATGTTTGCCAGGGAAGAGTTAGCGCTGATGCAGGAGGGCAGGCGGGCGGTATCGCGGACGATCCGGCCATCCTTAAATTGATGGATATTCTCGACGACGAGGATTAG